The Nitrogeniibacter aestuarii genome has a window encoding:
- a CDS encoding DUF3482 domain-containing protein: protein MKTVRKNSQHPVSVLAMVGLTLWMATAIGAAGGVLMKWYGALMMGSFQLPLVP from the coding sequence ATGAAAACCGTTCGAAAAAACAGTCAGCATCCTGTCTCTGTACTGGCCATGGTCGGCCTGACGCTCTGGATGGCGACCGCCATCGGCGCTGCCGGTGGCGTACTGATGAAATGGTATGGCGCACTGATGATGGGATCGTTCCAGCTGCCGCTGGTTCCGTAA
- a CDS encoding LysR family transcriptional regulator has translation MGIHAGQPGSDAACFDWNEVRFVLAIARAGSMVDASTVLGVDQTTVSRRLRGLEQALGTPLFERHRGRMRPTGAGLQVIEHGSRIEREMVAIHHVVADTDAQVRGVTRVTAVDTLVTHYLSGLVGPARCALPTLSIELIATNHNLDLARREADIAIRLARPTEGDLVARRLGELGMGVFGRADRVGDSLCFDPEVPWLTYDRDMMSLPEMAWLAQRIRPSAVVFRSNCIDALARAAVDGVGLAVLPRVVGAAHPALRCMPFAVPGRDIWMVIARELRDLPRVRVLADWLVQRFAADDLWLRDGLRR, from the coding sequence ATGGGCATCCATGCAGGACAGCCCGGCAGCGATGCAGCCTGTTTCGACTGGAACGAAGTGCGCTTCGTGCTCGCCATCGCGCGCGCCGGCTCGATGGTCGACGCCAGTACCGTGCTCGGGGTCGATCAGACCACGGTGTCCCGACGCCTGCGCGGCCTGGAGCAGGCGCTGGGCACGCCGCTGTTCGAACGCCATCGTGGCCGCATGCGTCCGACCGGCGCCGGCCTGCAGGTGATCGAGCACGGTTCGCGCATCGAGCGTGAGATGGTCGCGATCCACCACGTGGTGGCAGACACCGATGCCCAGGTGCGCGGCGTGACCCGGGTGACTGCCGTCGACACGCTGGTGACCCATTACCTGTCTGGCCTGGTGGGGCCGGCCCGATGCGCCCTGCCGACGCTCTCCATCGAACTCATCGCCACCAATCACAATCTCGACCTTGCCCGGCGAGAGGCCGACATTGCCATCCGCCTGGCCCGTCCGACCGAGGGTGATCTGGTGGCGCGGCGTCTGGGCGAACTGGGCATGGGCGTTTTCGGCCGTGCCGACCGCGTGGGCGACAGCCTCTGCTTCGATCCCGAGGTCCCCTGGCTGACCTACGACCGGGACATGATGTCGCTGCCCGAGATGGCCTGGCTGGCGCAGCGCATCCGGCCGTCGGCGGTGGTCTTCCGCAGCAACTGCATCGACGCCCTCGCGCGAGCCGCTGTGGATGGTGTGGGTCTGGCCGTGCTGCCCCGTGTGGTCGGCGCCGCGCATCCGGCCTTGCGCTGCATGCCCTTCGCCGTGCCCGGTCGTGACATCTGGATGGTCATCGCACGCGAATTGCGCGACTTGCCTCGCGTGCGCGTTCTGGCCGACTGGCTGGTCCAGCGTTTCGCGGCGGACGACCTGTGGCTTCGCGACGGGCTGAGACGATGA
- a CDS encoding M23 family metallopeptidase, producing the protein MFKYSMINPVDAGTVRRCDCWGEGHFGAPRGCRTHRGVDIVARADAPVFSPMHALVVRVAEPYDDDAVLSGVLLQGIDAHAGLEAKLFYVLPDLALMGQCVRAGAVIGRVQSLQARYPGITDHVHLEVRAQAVPIDPVPLIADLS; encoded by the coding sequence GTGTTCAAGTACTCAATGATCAATCCTGTCGATGCGGGCACGGTACGCCGGTGCGATTGCTGGGGCGAGGGGCATTTCGGCGCGCCGCGGGGGTGTCGAACGCATCGCGGCGTGGACATCGTCGCTCGCGCCGACGCACCGGTGTTCTCACCGATGCATGCGCTTGTGGTGCGTGTCGCCGAGCCCTACGATGACGACGCCGTGCTGTCGGGCGTCCTGCTGCAAGGGATCGACGCCCACGCCGGGCTTGAGGCCAAGCTCTTCTATGTACTCCCCGACCTCGCGCTGATGGGGCAATGCGTGCGCGCCGGCGCCGTGATCGGCCGTGTTCAGAGCTTGCAGGCCCGCTACCCGGGTATCACCGATCATGTGCATCTGGAGGTGCGCGCCCAGGCAGTACCCATCGACCCGGTACCCCTCATTGCCGATTTGAGCTGA
- a CDS encoding DUF1287 domain-containing protein — protein sequence MKPGARTLLCVTLAVTLNAQAGVTPQALSEAAITRTQHVVKYDGSYRSIAYPNGDVPAGTGVCTDVVIRSYRALGIDLQQQVHEDMRAHFSRYPSKRLWGLTRTDTNIDHRRVPNLQVFFSRHGQALPSSHNAADYAAGDIVTWMLPGNLPHIGIVTDQIDPASGTPKVVHNIGAGPQLDTVLFAWPVTGHYRYMPK from the coding sequence ATGAAACCTGGTGCGAGAACATTGTTGTGCGTGACACTGGCTGTGACCTTGAACGCTCAGGCCGGGGTCACGCCGCAAGCACTGTCCGAGGCCGCCATAACGCGTACGCAGCATGTGGTGAAGTACGACGGCAGCTACCGTTCGATTGCCTACCCCAACGGGGATGTGCCCGCCGGGACCGGCGTGTGCACCGATGTCGTCATCCGCAGTTACCGCGCCCTGGGCATCGACCTGCAACAGCAGGTGCACGAGGACATGCGGGCCCATTTTTCGCGCTACCCGTCGAAGCGACTCTGGGGGCTGACTCGCACCGATACCAATATCGATCATCGTCGTGTGCCCAATCTTCAGGTGTTCTTCAGCCGGCACGGGCAGGCCTTGCCGAGCTCGCACAACGCGGCGGACTATGCGGCCGGCGACATCGTTACCTGGATGCTGCCGGGCAACCTGCCCCACATCGGCATCGTGACCGATCAGATCGATCCGGCGAGCGGGACACCGAAAGTGGTGCACAACATCGGCGCAGGGCCCCAACTCGACACCGTCCTGTTCGCGTGGCCAGTCACCGGGCACTATCGATACATGCCGAAGTGA
- a CDS encoding HEAT repeat domain-containing protein, whose product MHTYDENALRAQLLSTHSKAFAEGVASLSAVIRQGVPVSARLVADALAVRVGDAAGRMDILGALRHVPSDAAVLDLVDATWRQALAEDDDPRVRARAAEYLAESPRSGRLPLLNALGGDPDPDVRLSAARALSVFSTPAQLEHLMMLYREESDQRVRSGIIPLLAQTRDETVLPILAKAIEDETLRPAVLEALQEHFSFDDLLATEGEIGGASLGQRLQGFIGFGPVGCARRLVDRVRSIMSADPEPRHRALATACMHYFDVAAPDVLRALNDVALEVRRAALEVLTTIDCPGASPVLKAMYARDRGLRREILAALGQQREASVVSFLGEAYRSSPDDDEARLGAIEGLADLGMAEGLPILALAMGDASGWNRNSAAAGIWKVLTFLDLPPDVDVISTVVEALVPALRDAHPHVAHHAARALGVTASEVAARHLIEALARTGDELAGEIFLSLGELQSRAALPQLLSVRPGVSFRLLESALTALSRYEDPGLLPALIERVSWPAAGLGAREHLIDRIMLMGGPEARNCLIRCLDDDDEFVRERAASALEGYEHPDVIRALAARLQDAAETEDVQIAAARSLSSMRVTGTLEALKPLLDSPLPRVRRGALLAIASIPGPARLRAIDRALDDEDESVRETAIEIGEMLAEDEDATFFHWGSVRYE is encoded by the coding sequence ATGCACACGTACGATGAAAACGCCTTGCGTGCCCAGTTGCTGTCCACCCATTCCAAGGCCTTCGCCGAAGGTGTGGCCAGCCTGAGTGCGGTGATCCGTCAAGGTGTACCGGTGTCTGCCCGTCTTGTGGCCGACGCGCTGGCGGTGCGAGTTGGGGATGCTGCGGGTCGCATGGACATCCTCGGGGCGCTGCGCCATGTGCCATCCGACGCGGCTGTCCTCGATCTGGTGGATGCCACCTGGCGTCAGGCACTGGCCGAGGACGATGACCCCCGGGTCAGAGCGCGCGCAGCAGAGTATCTGGCCGAGTCGCCGCGAAGTGGACGCCTTCCGTTGCTCAATGCGCTGGGTGGGGACCCCGATCCCGACGTGCGCCTGAGTGCGGCCCGGGCGCTGAGCGTGTTCTCCACGCCTGCCCAGCTTGAGCATCTGATGATGCTGTACCGGGAAGAGTCCGACCAGCGTGTGCGCTCGGGGATCATTCCCCTGCTGGCGCAGACACGGGATGAAACCGTACTGCCCATCCTCGCCAAGGCCATCGAGGATGAAACACTTCGGCCGGCCGTGCTCGAAGCCCTGCAGGAACACTTCAGTTTCGACGACTTGCTTGCGACTGAAGGCGAGATCGGTGGTGCCAGTCTCGGCCAGCGGCTGCAGGGTTTCATCGGTTTCGGTCCCGTGGGCTGCGCCAGGCGCCTGGTCGACCGGGTGCGCTCGATCATGAGTGCAGATCCCGAGCCGCGACACCGTGCGCTGGCGACCGCATGCATGCATTACTTCGATGTGGCCGCACCCGACGTACTCAGGGCGCTGAACGACGTTGCGCTCGAGGTGCGTCGCGCGGCACTGGAAGTCCTCACCACCATCGATTGCCCCGGTGCCTCGCCCGTGCTGAAGGCCATGTATGCGCGCGATCGCGGTTTGCGGCGCGAGATCCTGGCCGCATTGGGGCAGCAGCGCGAGGCTTCGGTGGTGAGCTTTCTGGGCGAGGCATACCGCAGTTCGCCCGATGACGACGAGGCCCGGCTTGGTGCCATCGAAGGGCTGGCTGATCTGGGTATGGCCGAGGGCCTCCCGATCCTGGCGCTCGCCATGGGGGACGCGTCCGGCTGGAACCGGAACTCGGCGGCGGCCGGTATCTGGAAAGTCTTGACCTTTCTCGATCTGCCGCCCGACGTGGACGTCATCTCCACCGTGGTGGAGGCACTGGTGCCCGCCCTGCGCGATGCGCATCCGCACGTGGCCCACCATGCGGCACGTGCGCTGGGTGTCACCGCCAGCGAGGTCGCGGCGCGCCACCTGATCGAGGCGCTCGCTCGCACGGGAGACGAACTGGCCGGTGAAATTTTCCTGTCGCTCGGCGAACTCCAGTCCCGGGCGGCGCTGCCGCAGCTTTTGTCGGTTCGGCCAGGCGTCTCGTTCCGGCTGCTCGAATCGGCGCTCACGGCCTTGAGCCGGTATGAAGACCCGGGCTTGCTGCCCGCGTTGATCGAGCGCGTGTCCTGGCCCGCGGCCGGACTGGGGGCCCGAGAGCATCTCATCGATCGCATCATGCTCATGGGTGGCCCCGAGGCGCGCAACTGTCTGATCCGCTGTCTGGATGACGATGACGAATTCGTGCGCGAGCGGGCGGCAAGCGCGCTGGAAGGTTACGAGCATCCGGACGTGATCCGCGCGCTCGCCGCGCGTCTGCAGGATGCGGCAGAGACGGAAGACGTACAGATTGCAGCCGCGCGAAGCCTGTCGAGCATGCGCGTGACGGGCACACTCGAGGCCCTCAAGCCGTTGCTCGACTCGCCCCTGCCGCGCGTGCGTCGAGGGGCCTTGCTCGCGATCGCAAGCATTCCGGGCCCGGCCCGGCTGCGAGCCATCGACCGGGCGCTGGATGATGAAGATGAAAGCGTTCGCGAGACGGCCATCGAAATCGGCGAGATGCTCGCCGAGGATGAGGATGCGACCTTCTTCCATTGGGGATCGGTGCGATACGAGTGA
- a CDS encoding DUF1444 family protein encodes MSNMLNVREAIACIKVGAPDMDGDAALHLTGDDAPVLTPLGANMNIAYLVDDGASLVYVQARHLDQLDGRRDRLARLGLRNLMKLAGERMKVRTYNNIYAVFLDGHFEASLTLLNELWDETLAGMVPNGPIVAMPTRDVLAFCDAESRQGIAELQDMVARVWRDGTPDHALSRDLFYRTEQRWKTMRSASMR; translated from the coding sequence ATGAGCAACATGCTGAACGTGCGCGAGGCCATCGCCTGCATCAAGGTCGGCGCGCCCGACATGGACGGCGACGCCGCCCTGCATCTGACCGGAGACGATGCCCCGGTCCTGACGCCCCTCGGGGCCAACATGAATATCGCCTATCTGGTCGATGATGGTGCTTCGCTCGTCTATGTGCAGGCGCGCCACCTGGACCAGCTCGACGGTCGCCGTGACCGCCTGGCCCGGCTTGGCTTGCGCAATCTGATGAAGCTGGCCGGAGAGCGCATGAAAGTGCGCACCTACAACAACATCTATGCGGTTTTTCTGGATGGCCACTTCGAGGCCAGCCTGACCCTGCTCAACGAGCTCTGGGACGAAACGCTGGCGGGCATGGTCCCCAACGGGCCGATCGTGGCCATGCCGACCCGCGATGTGCTCGCGTTCTGCGATGCAGAGTCCCGTCAGGGCATTGCCGAATTGCAGGACATGGTCGCGCGCGTGTGGCGCGACGGCACCCCGGATCACGCCCTCAGTCGCGATCTGTTCTATCGAACCGAACAGCGCTGGAAAACGATGCGATCGGCGAGCATGCGCTAA
- a CDS encoding type VI secretion system tube protein Hcp: MISRPFRFNTLRAALAASALLTLSMPASALDTYFLNIDSIKGGSVIEGHEEAIDIQSFNWGVSVSADGAGGRTTARPVFSDFLWTQTADVSTPMLFQAVSAGRALPKATFEAVRTLGGGLETYFQMEFDKVIITSMSLGGSSGGAVSVVGSFAYQAVTMTYWGMDPRTGATGTPVSATYNLETGQGDLAALSGIYSAALIGAPVVAVPEPQTYAMLLAGLGLVSLVARRRKR, from the coding sequence ATGATCTCACGCCCCTTCCGCTTCAACACCCTGCGGGCCGCGCTGGCCGCGTCCGCCTTGCTGACCCTCAGCATGCCCGCCTCGGCACTTGACACGTATTTTCTGAACATCGATTCGATCAAGGGCGGCAGCGTGATCGAAGGCCACGAGGAGGCGATCGACATCCAGTCTTTCAACTGGGGTGTGTCGGTCAGCGCTGACGGGGCCGGCGGACGCACCACCGCGCGCCCGGTCTTCAGCGATTTCCTGTGGACTCAGACGGCGGACGTCTCCACCCCCATGCTGTTCCAGGCGGTCTCCGCAGGCAGGGCTCTGCCCAAGGCCACCTTCGAAGCGGTACGCACGCTCGGCGGCGGGCTTGAGACCTACTTCCAGATGGAATTCGACAAGGTGATCATCACCTCCATGTCCCTCGGCGGCAGTTCCGGCGGCGCGGTCAGTGTGGTGGGCAGTTTCGCCTATCAGGCCGTCACCATGACCTACTGGGGCATGGACCCGAGGACCGGGGCGACGGGGACGCCGGTGAGCGCCACCTACAACCTGGAAACCGGCCAGGGCGATCTGGCGGCGTTGTCGGGCATCTATTCGGCCGCCCTGATCGGCGCGCCCGTGGTGGCAGTGCCGGAGCCGCAGACCTACGCCATGCTGCTGGCCGGTCTCGGGCTGGTGTCCCTGGTGGCGCGGCGGCGGAAGCGCTGA
- a CDS encoding mechanosensitive ion channel family protein, translating to MNVLGFSLPPLADAFSSIELGLIVANILLLVFSRPILARLSNKPVSDEGFASKLHYFRAANVLVLMLVVFNALVLPVASHSWMTRLLAAVLVAFLGYLTAHLANFLIKRRFGKKREVNGNTVWVETYNTRLLGLLSSILLFVVVLIAEVQIMGFHSLLEAGGVIGFFGVILALTQGAWAPDIISGLVILNSRLVEEGDVIELGETDPTVATVFKTKIFHSELLNLANNHRTMISNATLRGTTIHNLSKFASAKGLREAIKLKVGYDTPQEAMQAYVDAVFTELAADKDLPVEHKAPPELRATDAGDFAVEWTVFYYTKDVRRVLSTRQRVLAALIAGARAHGIDLSTPVLHASVSPADPESANAIHAQASAQA from the coding sequence ATGAACGTTCTCGGCTTCTCCCTGCCCCCGCTGGCAGACGCCTTCTCCAGCATCGAGCTGGGGTTGATCGTCGCCAACATCCTGCTTCTCGTCTTCTCGCGGCCCATCCTCGCCCGCTTGAGCAACAAGCCGGTGTCTGACGAGGGCTTTGCCAGCAAGCTGCATTACTTTCGCGCCGCCAACGTGCTGGTGCTGATGCTGGTGGTGTTCAATGCGCTGGTGCTGCCGGTGGCGTCGCATTCGTGGATGACACGACTGCTGGCCGCGGTGCTGGTGGCGTTCCTGGGGTATCTCACGGCCCACCTGGCCAACTTTCTCATCAAGCGGCGCTTCGGCAAGAAGCGGGAGGTCAACGGCAACACGGTCTGGGTCGAGACCTACAACACCCGCCTGCTCGGGTTGCTCTCGAGCATTCTGCTGTTCGTGGTGGTGCTCATTGCCGAAGTGCAGATCATGGGCTTTCACAGCCTGCTCGAGGCGGGTGGCGTAATCGGCTTCTTCGGTGTGATTCTGGCCCTCACCCAGGGCGCCTGGGCGCCGGACATCATCAGCGGGCTGGTGATTCTCAACAGCCGACTGGTCGAGGAAGGCGACGTGATCGAGCTGGGCGAAACCGACCCGACGGTGGCCACCGTGTTCAAGACCAAGATATTCCATTCCGAACTGCTGAACCTGGCCAACAACCACCGCACCATGATCAGCAATGCCACCTTGCGCGGCACCACCATCCACAACCTGTCGAAGTTCGCGTCGGCCAAGGGCCTGCGTGAGGCGATCAAGCTGAAGGTGGGCTACGACACCCCGCAGGAAGCGATGCAGGCCTATGTGGATGCGGTCTTCACCGAACTGGCTGCGGACAAGGATCTGCCCGTGGAGCACAAGGCCCCGCCGGAGCTGCGCGCCACGGACGCCGGCGACTTCGCGGTGGAGTGGACGGTGTTCTACTACACCAAGGACGTACGACGGGTACTCAGCACCCGGCAACGTGTGCTGGCCGCACTCATCGCCGGGGCGCGCGCGCATGGCATCGATCTGTCGACACCGGTGCTCCATGCGTCAGTGTCTCCGGCTGATCCCGAGTCCGCGAACGCCATCCACGCGCAGGCGAGCGCGCAGGCCTGA
- a CDS encoding methyl-accepting chemotaxis protein, whose product MKLTVKTQMMTTLGVVTSLLALLLLITFNMAGEAERQTQLQAEHAQAADAVQEFRYRVAQVQQFLTDVSATGDEAGYQESSEHYAAGLAALGALETARPALAASITDVRRRFASFDEVGRQMAAAYVSQGREAGNTLMKMPDSGFDARASALVEAMSPLIESIERDRKNARQLFADEVHLGAMAVLALELVILAAAGGMLWHLAVRVFRNLGGEPEAAREIADRIANGDLSQDLSNDRAPAGSLMASMARMQARLRDFVGTTNQAIQNVNDVSTSLSAAGSHLKGSAHDASGATSAMAATVSQLAGNLEEIATNANGARDTSESSGRLADEGRNLMSHTAADMGRIEQATNEAAQGLARLGQASDSISRVIDMIREVADQTNLLALNAAIEAARAGESGRGFAVVADEVRKLAERTASSTNEIQALVSEVRGTSEAAIATIGDVVGRVNEGAGRARAADETMASIHAQTQQVVRMVTSISQSLGEQEVAHTDLVRRMSALAGNSELNSEAAGDLANHAARMQSLSLELKQTVAWMHVR is encoded by the coding sequence ATGAAACTCACCGTCAAAACGCAGATGATGACCACCCTTGGTGTGGTGACGAGCTTGCTGGCCTTGCTGCTGCTCATTACTTTCAACATGGCGGGCGAGGCGGAGCGCCAGACGCAACTGCAGGCAGAGCACGCTCAGGCGGCCGACGCCGTTCAGGAATTCCGCTATCGGGTCGCACAGGTACAGCAGTTCCTTACCGATGTGAGCGCTACAGGCGACGAAGCGGGGTATCAGGAATCGTCGGAACACTACGCCGCCGGACTCGCTGCCCTGGGCGCGCTCGAAACGGCGCGGCCGGCCTTGGCTGCCTCAATCACTGACGTCCGTCGTCGATTTGCCAGTTTTGATGAGGTCGGGCGTCAGATGGCAGCGGCCTATGTGTCTCAAGGGCGCGAAGCCGGCAATACGTTGATGAAGATGCCGGACTCCGGTTTCGACGCCCGCGCGAGCGCTCTGGTTGAAGCGATGAGCCCCCTCATCGAGAGCATCGAACGTGATCGCAAGAACGCCCGGCAGCTCTTCGCTGACGAGGTTCACCTCGGCGCAATGGCTGTTCTGGCGCTTGAACTGGTGATTCTGGCAGCGGCCGGGGGCATGCTCTGGCATCTGGCCGTGCGGGTCTTCCGTAATCTCGGCGGAGAGCCCGAGGCCGCACGCGAGATCGCCGACCGTATTGCCAATGGTGATCTGAGCCAAGATCTGTCCAACGATCGTGCCCCGGCGGGTTCCCTGATGGCTTCCATGGCCCGGATGCAGGCGCGCCTGCGTGATTTTGTGGGGACCACGAATCAGGCCATCCAGAACGTGAATGACGTGTCTACATCGCTTTCGGCGGCGGGGTCGCACCTGAAGGGCTCAGCCCACGATGCCAGTGGCGCCACGTCGGCCATGGCAGCGACGGTGTCGCAGCTGGCCGGCAACCTGGAGGAAATTGCGACCAATGCCAATGGGGCGCGGGACACCAGTGAAAGCTCCGGCCGTCTGGCAGATGAAGGCAGAAATCTCATGAGCCATACTGCGGCCGACATGGGGCGAATCGAGCAGGCCACCAACGAAGCTGCCCAAGGGCTGGCACGACTGGGACAGGCGTCTGACAGCATCAGCCGGGTCATCGACATGATTCGCGAGGTGGCCGACCAGACCAACTTGTTGGCATTGAATGCGGCCATCGAAGCAGCACGAGCCGGCGAATCGGGGCGCGGCTTTGCGGTGGTGGCGGACGAAGTGCGCAAGCTTGCCGAACGCACCGCATCGTCCACCAACGAAATCCAGGCCTTGGTGAGCGAAGTACGGGGGACCTCGGAGGCGGCCATTGCCACCATCGGTGACGTGGTCGGTCGCGTCAACGAAGGCGCCGGTCGCGCGCGCGCAGCGGACGAAACCATGGCGAGTATTCACGCGCAAACCCAGCAGGTGGTACGTATGGTGACGAGCATCAGCCAGTCACTGGGTGAGCAGGAGGTTGCCCATACCGATCTGGTGCGTCGTATGAGCGCACTGGCGGGCAACTCGGAGCTCAACAGTGAAGCCGCGGGTGATCTGGCGAATCATGCCGCTCGCATGCAGAGTCTGTCGCTCGAGCTCAAGCAAACGGTCGCGTGGATGCACGTACGTTGA
- a CDS encoding PEP-CTERM sorting domain-containing protein, with translation MSSSILKLGRVAAVIASAMALSTPAHAILIDNGIAQGTLGAWEVDVVGGGQTRNGTVTALNQATNTVETAEVIYDYYTYLNVGGTGIQLSTGGQAASANGVTSSGSFTGTTGATVNWSVESSIAAGSSIMTNTFTFTSTGDLGEISLFQYLDEDVVGAGDDVFFTRGSAAGSDLELFTIDNNRGFGVSHGGAYSDGQGLLNATFIGWAVDNYNDMKPRLGAGTQTVSLAGNVDPALSTSVNPFVGNVIGPVDVVSVLGWAIDPTAQTATIITTLGGVPDVRQIDNNDVPEPGTIALLAAALGGLGFSRRNKRA, from the coding sequence ATGAGTTCTTCGATCCTGAAACTGGGCCGTGTTGCCGCAGTGATCGCCTCTGCCATGGCGCTCTCGACGCCCGCGCACGCTATTCTTATCGACAACGGTATCGCTCAGGGCACGCTGGGTGCCTGGGAGGTTGATGTGGTCGGTGGCGGTCAGACCCGCAACGGTACGGTGACGGCCCTGAACCAGGCCACGAACACCGTCGAGACAGCTGAAGTGATCTACGATTACTACACCTATCTCAATGTGGGTGGCACGGGCATCCAGCTGTCCACGGGTGGGCAGGCTGCATCCGCCAACGGTGTCACCAGCTCCGGTTCTTTCACCGGGACGACGGGTGCGACAGTCAACTGGTCGGTCGAAAGCAGCATCGCTGCCGGTAGCAGCATCATGACCAACACCTTCACCTTCACCTCAACCGGTGATCTGGGTGAAATTTCCCTGTTCCAGTATCTGGACGAAGACGTGGTTGGCGCCGGTGACGACGTTTTCTTCACGCGTGGCTCGGCAGCCGGTAGTGATCTCGAACTGTTCACCATCGACAACAACCGCGGGTTCGGCGTGAGCCACGGCGGAGCCTACTCCGATGGGCAAGGTCTGCTGAACGCCACCTTCATTGGTTGGGCCGTGGACAACTACAACGACATGAAGCCGCGCCTGGGGGCTGGTACCCAGACCGTTTCGCTCGCTGGCAACGTTGACCCGGCTCTGTCCACCTCGGTCAACCCGTTTGTGGGTAACGTGATCGGTCCGGTGGATGTGGTTTCCGTGCTGGGCTGGGCGATTGACCCGACGGCGCAGACCGCGACCATCATCACGACCCTCGGTGGCGTGCCCGATGTCCGTCAGATCGACAACAACGACGTGCCGGAGCCCGGCACCATTGCCTTGTTGGCCGCCGCTCTGGGTGGCCTCGGTTTCAGCCGCCGCAACAAGCGCGCCTGA
- the msrA gene encoding peptide-methionine (S)-S-oxide reductase MsrA encodes MNTIRLRRLAAALTFASAGWLFATPAQAGTDQLVVAGGCFWCVESDFESVPGVTEVISGYTGGHTENPTYKQVSGGGTGHYEAVQIRYDPAQVSEEKLLYLFFRSIDPTDAGGQFCDRGESYRTAVFVHSPEERALAEAAKLEAQKALGKPVVTPILTATPFTPAEAYHQDYYKKDDTVLTRRGLKSKAEAYKFYRQACGRDARVTELWGNEAVFAHH; translated from the coding sequence ATGAACACGATCAGGCTTCGTCGCCTTGCAGCGGCATTGACGTTCGCCAGCGCAGGCTGGCTCTTCGCGACGCCGGCCCAGGCCGGGACAGATCAGCTGGTGGTTGCCGGCGGCTGCTTCTGGTGTGTGGAATCGGATTTCGAATCAGTGCCCGGTGTCACCGAGGTGATTTCGGGCTACACCGGCGGTCATACCGAGAACCCCACCTACAAGCAGGTCTCGGGTGGCGGCACGGGGCATTACGAGGCGGTCCAGATCCGCTATGACCCGGCACAAGTGAGCGAAGAAAAGTTGCTGTATCTGTTCTTTCGCAGCATCGACCCGACCGACGCGGGCGGCCAGTTCTGCGACCGGGGAGAGAGCTATCGCACCGCTGTGTTCGTTCACTCGCCCGAGGAACGCGCATTGGCCGAGGCGGCCAAGCTTGAAGCCCAGAAAGCGCTGGGCAAGCCGGTGGTAACCCCCATCCTCACCGCCACGCCCTTTACCCCGGCCGAGGCGTACCACCAGGACTACTACAAAAAGGATGACACCGTGCTGACCCGGCGCGGCCTGAAATCGAAAGCCGAGGCTTACAAATTCTATCGGCAGGCCTGCGGCCGTGACGCCCGCGTCACCGAGCTGTGGGGAAATGAAGCCGTGTTTGCCCATCATTGA
- a CDS encoding cysteine hydrolase family protein, with protein MTKLTTLRNVAGLPDAIPALGDCALVLVDCQQTYREGLMQLAGVEDALAEAAHVLQRARALDCPVFHIQHDAGPGSPYDIRERIGAIADPVAPGAGEPVIVKHLPNAFIGTDLEKHIAEIGRKDVIIVGFMTHMCINSTARGAFNLGLNPIVVATATATRDLPGPDGQTVPAALLQQASLAALGDLFARVVPTADALPG; from the coding sequence ATGACCAAGCTCACCACCCTTCGCAACGTTGCCGGCCTGCCCGACGCCATCCCTGCCCTGGGCGATTGCGCCCTCGTTCTGGTGGACTGTCAGCAAACCTACCGCGAAGGCCTGATGCAGCTGGCGGGCGTCGAGGACGCGCTGGCCGAAGCGGCCCATGTGCTCCAGCGTGCCCGCGCCCTGGACTGCCCGGTGTTCCACATCCAGCACGATGCCGGCCCCGGCAGCCCCTACGATATCCGCGAGCGCATCGGCGCCATTGCCGACCCCGTGGCGCCCGGAGCAGGCGAACCGGTCATCGTCAAGCATCTGCCCAACGCGTTCATCGGTACCGACCTCGAGAAACACATTGCCGAAATCGGCCGCAAGGACGTGATCATCGTGGGTTTCATGACCCACATGTGCATCAACTCGACGGCCCGCGGCGCCTTCAATCTCGGGCTGAACCCGATCGTCGTTGCCACGGCCACCGCGACCCGCGACCTGCCGGGGCCGGACGGCCAGACCGTGCCGGCGGCACTCCTGCAGCAGGCAAGCCTCGCCGCGCTCGGCGATCTGTTTGCCCGCGTCGTCCCGACCGCGGACGCACTGCCCGGCTAA